Genomic segment of Populus nigra chromosome 14, ddPopNigr1.1, whole genome shotgun sequence:
TTTAACGAGACCAACATGTATTATCAAGGTGATGCAGTGGCTTCTGGTGGACATATTGAATTCAACCTTCTGACCTATATAAATCGTGTTGGTTGGGCAACCTATCCTGAAAGGGTGCGGCTCTGGGACTCGAGTTCAGGAAAACTTTCTGATTTCACATCTCATTTCTCCTTCTCTATTGATACCCGGGCTGTACCTAATTATGGTCATGGAATTGCTTTCTTCCTCGCTCCTGTTGGTTTTCAAATCCCACCTAATTCTGCTGGTGGCTTCTTAGGTCTATTTAACACTACTACCATGAAATCCCCTCAGAATCAAATTGTTTCGGTGGAGTTCGATTCTTATCCAAATGAAGAATGGGATCCAAAAGTTGAGCATGTGGGGATCAACAACAACTCTATTATGTCAGTTGTACATACACCTTGGAATGCAAGCTTTCACAGTGGAGATACTGCTGAGGCATGGATCACCTATAATTCTCCTAATCGAAATTTGAGCGTGTTTTGGAAGTACCAAACAACCTCAAATCCTGAAGAGAATTCTAGTCTGTCTTACATAATCGATCTCAGTAAGTTTTTGCCTGAGTGGGTCACTGTTGGCTTCTCAGCAGCTACAGGTCAGAATCTAGAACGGCATAGACTTCTATCTTGGGAGTTCAATTCAAGCTTGAACGTTAAGGAGACGAAAGGTAAGAACTCAAAGAAGAGCAAGATTATAATTGGCGTCATTGTTTCGGTACTTGTTCTAATAGCTGGGGCGACAACATTTGTGATTTTGTGGAGGAGGAAACAAATGATAACAAGAAAAAGAGCAGCAGAGAAAATGACGTCGATTAATGAAGCCCTTGAAAGAGGAGCAGGGCCAAGAAGGTTCTCTTATGATGATCTAGTTTCAGCTACAAACAACTTCTCAGACCAGAGGAAGCTAGGCGAAGGGGGGTTTGGTGCTGTTTATAGGGGATACTTAAATGATATGGACATGGAAATTGCAGTGAAGAAGATTTCAAGAAGTTCTAGACAAGGTAAGAAAGAGTACATCACTGAGGTGAAGACCATTAGCCAGTTGAGACACCGTAATCTGGTGCAACTCATAGGCTGGTGCCATGATAAAGGTGAGTTTATGGTGGTATATGAGTTCATGTCAAATGGCAGCCTCGATTCTCATCTCTTTGGCAAGAAGAAGACGAGTCCTCTAAGTTGGTCCGTGAGATACAAGATATCTCTTGGCCTGGCCTCGGCACTGCTTTATCTTCATGAAGAGTGGGAGCGGTGTGTTGTGCATCGAGATGTCAAGTCAAGTAATATAATGCTGGATTCTAGTTTTAATGTCAAGCTTGGTGACTTTGGGTTGGCTAAGCTCATGGACCATGATGAACTTGGTCCCACTACAACTGGGTTAGCAGGAACTTTCGGTTACATGGCTCCAGAATACATAAGCACAAGAAGGGCTAGTAAAGAGTCTGATGTGTACAGCTTTGGAGTGGTGGCCTTGGAAATTGCTAGTGGAAGAAAGGCAAACGATCTCGTCGATCAAAATCCGGAAATGAGCTTGGTTGAATGGATTTGGGAACTATATGGATATGGAAATCTTAGGTTGGCTGTTGATAAGAGACTTGACATTAAGGATTTTGATGAAGAGAAACAAGCAGAGcatttgatgattgttggaTTATGGTGTGCCCACCCCGACCAAAATTTAAGGCCATCAATTCGACAGGCAattcatgttttaaattttgaggCTGCAATCCCAAATCTGCCTCCAAAGATGCCTGTTCCTGTGTTTCATGTGCCTCTGCCATCACTTGCTTCTAGTGAGCCTTCTTCCATAACAAATACTAGCCTTGATGCAGGTCGTTGAGTACTATTTCTATCCAGGCTTGTACCTACTCATCGATCCATCAATGCATAATTTCGATATTCTACTGCTACGCTAAGCCTTTGTTCCTTTCATATGTAgtgtaattaaaatatattatgatgAAGTAGTAAGAAATTCAGATTGAATTTGTGCTTAATTTCCACGGCTATTCTAGGATGAGGTGTCTGGATTTAATCGTTTCACTTTGTcctacaaaaacaatttttctatCAAGATATGATAAGAAACCTTTCGTTCCTCAAGTTAATAAATTTGAGgaggaaaataatatattacaaTAAGGATAAAAACATAGGAGAGTTCATGTTACGATGGTCATGTGTTGTGTTGTTATGTGTTTTTGTGTGGTCTTTTATTCTATGTAGTtattgattgcaagaaaaatcaattttcaaagtcAATTTGGATGttaattagaataaattaaagtttgaggacttaattgatttttaaaaggtttaatAATTAGATGAATTAGGGGCTTGATTgtaaaaatattgaagtttgatggatAATTAAAGACttcattgaagaaatccaaaaccaattaccaaactaaaaaaaacatatgattaTAGGGGTTGAATTGACCAAATCATTGGCTAaactaaagaaaattaaaagtttaatggtaaATTAAGGATCCAAGTGtataaattgaaaaccaaaaaccaaGATGAAAATAGAACTGAACTTTAGGGTTAATGATTGATTTTAGTAGGGGcgaaattgcataaaattaagaGTTTGAGAGGCAATTACGGGTGTaattaaaagcaattagaaGAACAGAGAGTAAAGTGAATATTGTTTaattccaaaattaaaaactctaatttttagggtttaacctAGACGACGTATCGTTCAGCCACTGTTTAGCTTTTTCTTTGGCAATTTTGGCTAATTGAGTAGCCACCTTCAAGCAAATAAATATGGTGTTTTCAATCACCTTTAGGGTTGTAATCACCACCATTCAACTAAGAAACACCTTATCTACAAAGATCAACTACTCTCATCAAACATTTacatcctattttttttaatgaactcAACAACATTTTATCCCTAATCAGTTATCACTGCATTTTTAGATTCTCGACTAATCGAGTTGGCAGCTTCAAACGAATGAATATAAAGTTACAGACCTCTAAATTGAGCAAGAATGGATTCAATCGAAAGGTATGCTTATCCTTTACCAAGTTTAAGCAGTCTCCAATGATGTTTACATCGGAGTTGCTCCAATGAAGTCTCAAATTTGGTCAACTCAACCAGTCTTGATTAAGATATCTATTTGTGCAAAATCACTCAGCTTTCTTGTGTGTTCACACTTAAAATTTCCAGAGGTTTCTTATCAAAGATTATAAATCTTTCATCAAAAATCAAAAGGTGAGGGAGCATGCCTTTATCTCCAAGTAAAAGAAAACCACTTAAACAAATTTGTTACTAAATCACCATCCCAAACCCATTGAACGATAGAGGTTCCAACCGTTAATATTTGTCCAAAAcccttttattttgatcaaaggGTTAAGCTTTGATCAATCTATATTTGAATCCATCAAGAACCCTAGCAAAGCTCTATAAATACCCcctgaaaaatgaagaaagaggaGAAAGAGTAAAAACAATGGAGAAACACACTATGAAAAGATCTTGATATAAATGTTTAAGAGCCTAACATAAAAGGTCTAATAAgctttggaaggaaaaaatagtgataaggaaagaagaaaagataagagaaagaaaatagcAGTTAATAGTTAGCAATCTTAGAGAAGGTATAATCATGTAAAAGTTTAAGGGTGAAATCTATGTAACTTGCCTATTCATGCTTTCTTAATGTTTAAACCTCTTTTGACATTATTTGAGTgtatcttgtaatttttttgtttgattttagctTTAGAATAATCTCATGTTTTTTGGTAgagtttgattgtttttgttcttgttttaaacatgttttagaTTGCTCAAACTTTCGCTATAatagtttgttttagttttggtcAATAATGTGTTAGAGAGACTTGCACTAAATGCATGATTCTTGGTTTTGATGcttgtttgattctttttttttagcccAATAATATGTTGATGATGTATTTGTGGTATTTTGATTTGTGTTTGAATatgttttgtaattaaaaaaaaaagtaagttgACTTTATTTGTGGTTTAAAAATTTTGGAAGGATGttgatcaatttgatattttgtagTGCAAGTTCATGGTTTATACAAGTATGTTTTGACATAtagatgataaaaatatcaagtattGGTAGTTTTGAAATTTAGAACTTCATACATGTTATTGatgatttgatgttattttttagttctttgaaTTCAATTATGCTTAGTATTAGTAATGTAGTTTATAAGGACGAAAAGTAACATGTTTCAGAAGTCTAAGAGGCTAGTTCTAGGTCTAACAGTAGGGTGGGAATTTATGGGTTGCTGGGTTCGGTTTCTTCATGTTCTTAGGAAGAATATTGTCTTAGCCTTATGATTTGGACCAACTTTGATCCATTTCTTTGCACTAAACCATTCAGGCAACTTGACTAGTAGATAATCTAGGATTTATTTGTATCAACAACAAGTTTCTAATGGTTTTAGTCCTAGAGTTTTAGTTTTGAACCGAAATCTATTTTGACAAAATTGTGTTGATTCTTTGATAACCAAAGTGAATGGATGCTAGATTATGAATCCttgttaattttgaataaaaccTTGCCCTTGATTGCTGAAAACTTGTATGGATTGAGATTTGTGTTTGTTGGGTTCTTGATGAATGTTTTTTGTATTCTTCACGATTTGAGTGTTTGATCTATTTTTCTACGAAATTTTCTATGAtttgtgttaatttttcaactttgattttatttcaatttaaacctttgttttggtttagttCATGGGTCAAACCTTGGTTTTTTGTTCGGTTCATGGTTGAATCAGTTTTTTTGGGTCgatctattttgttttatttcaggTCAAGTACTTAaagctttgtttgtttggattattttttgttaatgatatttttgtttaagaagGTGTTTAACAAACATACTTTTAAGTCTATTTTGTTAGTTTTCTAGGGGGGGAAAAGGATGGTTTTACTAAATATAgccttacaaaaataaatattaataaaaaaaaaacttataggtCTAGTATCCAAAACCGACATGTTGTTTAAACATCTTACTACAAACTGGGAATTTAGCCGAACTCTAGCCCAAAGGGACAACCAGCCGCCCAAACTCCTGTTtccagttatatatatatatatatatatatatatatatatatatatatatatatatatatatatatatatatatatatatattctaggcAACTATCATAGACAAATATtctattttatacttttaaaatagaaCTTCAACTTCACCACTTATGAGATATTTAACTCCAGGAATGAATcggaatgaattttttttcatcaaatgaacatgaaaaaaatatatattaaattttaaagattaaaaaaaaagtgatatttGTTgggaaaatataatataatgaaaGTAGTCAATGATTGAAATCTTATATAAATCGAATAAGTGATCACTTATGTGTATGAATCAATCCCTTTTAATGAATTAGATATGGAATTGAAAAGGATGGATACCTACAAATTCTTTGTGAGAAAGTCTTTtcgactataaaaaaatataaagtcgAATTCCACTAGAATTCTCTCGAGTGatagcagtttttttttatgaccaaATAGAGGTTTTTCAAAAGGTCTAAATGATGTAACatacataatttatattaatatatatatatacacacacacacacacacacgagaaTTATAAAATACTAGCTACGTGACCTGTGCTCTGTCAcaggttaaatatttttattttttataaaaaatatatatacaggttttttcaatgtatttttgtaGTTCAAACAATGTAACAAGTCAAAACGTTTATGCACACATGTGATCAAATAAACCAAGAATTATAtgcactaataaataaataaaaatcattaatgacacctaaaaacaaaacttaaaaaataaaaacataagtatatatcaatatatttaatcttgaaaaataaaacattaaattgattggataaaatagaaagaaaaaaataacttgtaaggctacatgtattaaaaatatcatctgaaaataaatattttttattttcaaaaacatagtttatttatataaaagataaaaataaaaccatagacgaataaaaaaaaacctctccaAATATTaaacacataacaaaaaaatcaaagttatattttattatttaaaagagatccttagaacaaaataaaagagagaaagttttgtctattattttggtttttagttttttaaccgGTCACATcgctttatttctttataattgaactctttaaagttatatttttataacaattatGTTAAATTTAAGCATCTTAGATCTAGTAGCCTTGCAAAAGCTAACGGTCTTAATTGtctattattttggtttttaattttttaaccggTCAcgtcgttttatttttttataattaaactctttaaagttatatttttataataattatgttaAATTTAAGCATCTTAGATCTAATAGCCTTGCAAAACATAACAGTATTAAGTAagtacaataaaatttaaagtacagagctcataaaaaaaattaattctattcATTCTTTGAATAGTTAAGCAATCATcactttcaagaaaaatattaattgattttgttaaatATATTCTTGCAGTTGATGTTATACCTTTGTAGCCATACAAAAAGTTTAGAACTTTTTTTTGACattatgtttttagttttaaggttttaattttttatgatatttctaatttatttttttttatgttttttttgttttcttaatgtaacccatattttttaaaaataaattttatttttttatattttttatataaaatatgcaCACACTAttatttagatctttttttaattgaattggagtataagattttattataataaattattttaagagatatttaataagattttaa
This window contains:
- the LOC133672873 gene encoding L-type lectin-domain containing receptor kinase IX.1-like; the protein is MLTSFYISFLLPLFILPFTNSVYFQLSQFNETNMYYQGDAVASGGHIEFNLLTYINRVGWATYPERVRLWDSSSGKLSDFTSHFSFSIDTRAVPNYGHGIAFFLAPVGFQIPPNSAGGFLGLFNTTTMKSPQNQIVSVEFDSYPNEEWDPKVEHVGINNNSIMSVVHTPWNASFHSGDTAEAWITYNSPNRNLSVFWKYQTTSNPEENSSLSYIIDLSKFLPEWVTVGFSAATGQNLERHRLLSWEFNSSLNVKETKGKNSKKSKIIIGVIVSVLVLIAGATTFVILWRRKQMITRKRAAEKMTSINEALERGAGPRRFSYDDLVSATNNFSDQRKLGEGGFGAVYRGYLNDMDMEIAVKKISRSSRQGKKEYITEVKTISQLRHRNLVQLIGWCHDKGEFMVVYEFMSNGSLDSHLFGKKKTSPLSWSVRYKISLGLASALLYLHEEWERCVVHRDVKSSNIMLDSSFNVKLGDFGLAKLMDHDELGPTTTGLAGTFGYMAPEYISTRRASKESDVYSFGVVALEIASGRKANDLVDQNPEMSLVEWIWELYGYGNLRLAVDKRLDIKDFDEEKQAEHLMIVGLWCAHPDQNLRPSIRQAIHVLNFEAAIPNLPPKMPVPVFHVPLPSLASSEPSSITNTSLDAGR